A single genomic interval of Legionella israelensis harbors:
- a CDS encoding IS256 family transposase, translated as MTDYNITVGKELLPELLSSQDGLAKLVEGVLNQVLEAQVSESLGADKHERSGERIGYRNGYRPRQLYTRVGPVTLQVPQTRDGSFSTDIFKRYQRSEQAFVLALMEMVVNGVSTRKVNNITEELCGASFSKSTVSQLCSGLDARVRAFNERRFDGDNYPFIMVDAMFIKCRDGDRVVSRAALTISGIRSDGYREILGLRIGDTESYATWDEAFKWLKSRGLKGVMYVVSDQHAGLVEAARKHFQGATWQRCQVHLMRNILGHCSVRHRKDVAEKAKLVFQAPDMEEARRRRDDFIDAFEKKAPKSVTCLEEAFDDAMVVMALPEKYRKRLRTTNMQERINEEIRRRERVIRIFPNDDSAWRLIGALLAEQNEQWQSRRYLNMDEFNDWLAENEAGKSNVVGMNALTK; from the coding sequence ATGACGGATTACAATATTACAGTTGGAAAGGAATTGCTTCCAGAACTTTTATCAAGCCAGGATGGGCTCGCAAAGCTTGTTGAAGGTGTATTGAATCAGGTATTGGAGGCACAGGTGTCAGAAAGTCTGGGAGCAGACAAGCATGAACGTTCAGGTGAACGTATAGGCTATCGTAACGGTTACCGTCCAAGACAACTATACACTCGTGTGGGACCAGTCACTCTTCAAGTGCCGCAGACACGTGATGGCTCTTTTTCTACCGATATTTTTAAGCGCTATCAACGCAGTGAGCAGGCTTTTGTATTGGCTCTGATGGAAATGGTTGTTAATGGCGTATCAACCAGAAAAGTTAATAACATTACTGAAGAACTTTGCGGTGCTAGTTTTTCAAAGTCAACCGTCAGTCAACTGTGTTCTGGTCTTGATGCAAGAGTCAGAGCCTTCAACGAGCGTCGGTTTGATGGTGACAACTACCCATTTATCATGGTTGATGCGATGTTTATCAAGTGTCGTGATGGTGACAGAGTCGTGTCTCGAGCAGCCTTGACCATCTCGGGTATCAGAAGTGATGGCTACCGTGAAATACTGGGCCTTCGCATTGGTGACACTGAGAGCTATGCTACATGGGATGAAGCGTTTAAATGGCTAAAATCTCGTGGGCTAAAAGGCGTGATGTATGTTGTGTCAGACCAGCATGCAGGGCTTGTGGAAGCGGCTAGAAAGCACTTTCAAGGTGCAACCTGGCAACGATGCCAAGTTCACTTGATGCGCAACATCCTCGGGCACTGCTCTGTCAGACACCGCAAAGATGTTGCTGAAAAGGCAAAGCTTGTTTTTCAGGCACCTGATATGGAAGAAGCCAGGCGTAGACGCGATGATTTTATTGATGCCTTTGAGAAAAAAGCACCAAAATCAGTTACCTGCCTTGAGGAGGCTTTTGACGATGCCATGGTAGTTATGGCGTTGCCGGAGAAATACAGGAAGCGACTTCGCACCACCAACATGCAAGAGCGAATTAACGAGGAAATCAGGCGCCGAGAACGAGTGATAAGGATATTTCCTAATGATGATTCTGCATGGCGGCTGATTGGCGCTTTATTAGCTGAACAAAACGAGCAGTGGCAATCAAGGCGTTATCTTAATATGGACGAATTTAATGACTGGCTGGCTGAGAATGAAGCCGGAAAGTCTAATGTTGTAGGGATGAATGCTTTGACTAAATAA
- a CDS encoding MBL fold metallo-hydrolase RNA specificity domain-containing protein, which yields MNIQFLGATQTVTGSKYLLKTTNETILIDCGLFQGFKELRLRNWNPLPINPADISTVLLTHAHIDHSGYIPLLVKNGFRGKIFCSEATLDLCEILLPDSGHLHEEEARFANKKKYSKHHPALALYTQEEAETSLQYFESIPFEKPFHLKDNLTAQFFYAGHILGASFIRVQHNQTSILFSGDLGRHQDPIMYPPQKPPQSDYYVIESTYGDRLHESTDPQEQLKHIINKTAKRGGVIVIPSFAVGRAQTLLYYIHQIRSNNEIPDIPVYIDSPMATDATKLFYHHSTEHRLSKKESQAICQSARYVHTPAESKALDDKKVPMIIISASGMATGGRVLHHIRRFAPDHRNSIVFAGFQASGTRGDRMIRREKEIKMFGLMVPIRAEIFQLENISAHIDSEEMLAWLSQIKKTPKTVFITHGDKNASQALKQKIEQRFKWQCQIPSYKEVHDLK from the coding sequence ATGAATATACAATTTTTAGGTGCTACGCAAACCGTCACTGGTTCGAAATACCTGTTGAAAACGACAAATGAAACGATTCTTATTGATTGCGGACTTTTTCAAGGATTTAAAGAGCTTAGGCTTCGTAACTGGAATCCTTTACCTATTAATCCCGCAGACATCAGTACTGTTCTATTAACTCACGCCCACATCGATCACAGTGGTTATATTCCTCTACTGGTAAAAAATGGATTTCGAGGTAAAATCTTTTGTAGTGAGGCCACGTTGGATTTATGCGAGATTTTACTTCCGGATAGCGGTCATCTTCACGAAGAAGAAGCTCGTTTTGCCAATAAAAAGAAATATTCTAAACATCACCCAGCATTGGCTCTCTATACCCAGGAAGAGGCTGAAACTTCGCTACAATACTTTGAATCGATTCCTTTTGAAAAACCATTTCATTTAAAGGATAACCTAACAGCACAATTTTTTTATGCTGGTCATATATTAGGTGCGTCTTTCATACGTGTTCAGCACAATCAAACATCGATACTCTTTTCAGGAGATTTAGGACGCCATCAAGATCCCATCATGTATCCACCACAAAAGCCACCACAATCGGATTATTATGTCATTGAATCGACCTACGGTGATCGCCTACATGAATCGACTGATCCACAGGAACAGCTTAAGCACATCATTAACAAAACCGCTAAGAGGGGTGGAGTGATTGTTATTCCTTCATTTGCAGTGGGGCGTGCTCAAACACTTCTTTATTATATCCATCAAATACGATCGAACAATGAGATTCCAGATATTCCAGTATACATCGATAGCCCAATGGCAACAGATGCAACCAAATTATTTTACCATCATTCCACAGAACATCGATTGAGTAAAAAAGAAAGTCAGGCAATTTGTCAAAGTGCCCGATACGTTCATACCCCGGCAGAGTCCAAAGCTTTAGATGATAAAAAAGTGCCGATGATCATTATCTCAGCTAGTGGCATGGCCACAGGAGGGCGAGTTTTGCACCACATCCGAAGGTTTGCCCCAGATCATAGAAACTCAATTGTCTTTGCCGGATTTCAGGCTTCTGGAACACGCGGAGATCGAATGATTCGCAGAGAGAAAGAAATTAAAATGTTTGGTTTGATGGTTCCCATTCGCGCCGAAATTTTTCAACTAGAAAATATCTCGGCACATATTGATTCTGAAGAAATGTTGGCGTGGTTAAGTCAAATTAAAAAAACTCCCAAAACTGTATTCATCACCCACGGAGATAAAAACGCGTCTCAGGCACTCAAACAAAAAATTGAACAGCGATTCAAATGGCAATGCCAGATTCCTTCTTATAAAGAAGTCCATGACTTAAAATAA
- the hypA gene encoding hydrogenase maturation nickel metallochaperone HypA, with protein sequence MHEMTLCKNILEIVKQHVKETKGAWVKKICLEIGQLTCVERSALQFSFDVAAKGTVAEQAILDIIDIEGKARCETCQKIIKIKQYYDPCQSCGNFSLSILQGEELKVKYMEME encoded by the coding sequence ATGCATGAAATGACCTTATGTAAAAATATACTGGAGATTGTTAAGCAACATGTTAAGGAGACAAAGGGCGCGTGGGTTAAAAAAATTTGTTTAGAAATTGGACAATTAACTTGTGTTGAGCGCTCTGCCCTGCAGTTTAGTTTTGATGTCGCCGCCAAAGGTACCGTTGCTGAACAAGCTATATTAGATATCATCGACATAGAGGGGAAAGCACGTTGTGAAACGTGCCAGAAGATCATCAAGATTAAACAGTATTATGATCCGTGCCAAAGCTGTGGTAATTTCTCATTATCCATCCTACAGGGTGAGGAATTAAAGGTAAAATATATGGAGATGGAATAA
- a CDS encoding IS110 family transposase produces MSLYSNYIGIDIGKISFVVAMYGSKKIYEYENNPTGIKAFINDFKSKLKYALTVLETTGGYEMQLLLTLCESGFAVHRANTRKVKRFIQSYGNEAKTDKLDALSLALYGYERAQRLELFTPQSTKALALFELVQRRNDLKQMLVAEKNRLKAPRADIIKASCNAMLEVLNNQIKTITDEINTLIEADSVLREKKAILKTIPGIGDIIANELLVLLPELGSLTRRKIASLAGLAPKANDSGQFSGYRCIGYGRCGIKPILFLAAMAARNSNSSLKSFYNQLISSGKKKMVALTALMRKIIVIANARIRDFNSGLFCA; encoded by the coding sequence ATGTCATTATACAGTAATTATATTGGTATCGATATTGGAAAAATTTCTTTTGTTGTAGCGATGTATGGCTCAAAAAAGATATACGAATATGAAAATAATCCGACAGGTATTAAAGCGTTTATAAACGATTTCAAGAGTAAATTAAAATATGCTTTAACTGTATTAGAAACGACAGGCGGTTATGAGATGCAATTATTGCTCACTTTGTGTGAGTCAGGGTTTGCAGTACATCGAGCTAATACACGTAAGGTCAAACGATTTATTCAATCTTATGGCAATGAGGCAAAGACGGATAAACTGGATGCCCTCTCATTGGCTTTATATGGGTATGAGCGAGCACAACGACTAGAACTATTTACTCCTCAATCAACAAAAGCCCTTGCCTTATTTGAGTTGGTGCAGCGTCGTAATGATTTAAAACAAATGCTTGTTGCAGAAAAGAATAGATTAAAAGCTCCTCGCGCGGACATCATCAAAGCGAGCTGTAATGCAATGCTCGAGGTGCTTAATAATCAAATCAAGACCATTACAGATGAAATAAATACCTTGATAGAGGCTGACTCTGTGTTAAGAGAAAAAAAAGCTATTCTAAAAACTATTCCCGGCATAGGGGATATCATTGCTAATGAGCTTCTTGTCTTATTACCAGAATTAGGTTCCTTAACGCGACGTAAAATTGCTTCGCTTGCTGGCCTTGCACCAAAGGCAAATGATAGCGGGCAGTTTAGCGGTTATCGGTGTATTGGTTATGGCAGATGTGGAATTAAGCCCATATTATTCTTAGCTGCCATGGCTGCAAGAAATTCAAATTCTAGCTTAAAATCTTTCTACAATCAGTTAATTTCTTCCGGAAAGAAAAAGATGGTAGCTTTAACTGCTTTAATGCGAAAAATCATTGTTATTGCAAATGCCAGAATAAGAGATTTTAATTCGGGATTATTTTGTGCATGA
- a CDS encoding HypC/HybG/HupF family hydrogenase formation chaperone: protein MCLAIPAQITKLLPNQRAIANIGGVEKEIALSLVEDVSEGDYVILHVGYALTKLNEQEAKKTLELFAQMQATGRAV, encoded by the coding sequence ATGTGTTTGGCCATACCAGCACAAATCACAAAACTGCTTCCAAACCAACGCGCAATTGCTAACATCGGCGGAGTAGAAAAAGAAATTGCCCTTTCACTTGTTGAAGATGTCAGCGAAGGTGATTATGTCATTCTCCATGTAGGTTATGCTCTCACAAAACTAAATGAACAAGAAGCCAAAAAAACGTTGGAATTATTTGCTCAAATGCAAGCAACAGGACGTGCTGTATGA
- the hypB gene encoding hydrogenase nickel incorporation protein HypB: protein MCGICGCSDHIHDQDVNEIHHHQSDRNIIVVEEDLLAKNKQYAIKNRAHFQQKNIIALNLMSSPGAGKTTLLGKTFQSLKKYKRMAVIVGDQQTDEDAAKLKECGAQALQINTGRVCHLDAHMIGHAVEELSIQDNTLLFIENVGNLVCPASFDLGETHKIVLLSITEGDNKPLKYPDMFRGADLVLITKMDLLPYVQFDLDQCEDYIRRINQKVRILHLASTSDQGIHDWHQWLHVACNLSDLNCHPKRF from the coding sequence ATGTGTGGAATATGTGGGTGCTCGGATCACATTCATGATCAGGATGTGAATGAAATTCATCATCACCAAAGTGACCGCAATATCATCGTTGTGGAAGAAGATTTATTGGCTAAGAACAAGCAATATGCCATTAAGAACCGTGCTCATTTTCAGCAAAAAAATATAATTGCTTTAAACTTAATGTCGAGCCCTGGTGCCGGAAAAACAACCCTACTCGGTAAAACGTTTCAAAGCTTAAAAAAATACAAACGCATGGCAGTCATTGTTGGCGATCAGCAAACCGATGAAGATGCAGCAAAACTAAAAGAGTGTGGTGCGCAGGCCTTGCAAATTAATACAGGACGAGTTTGCCACCTGGATGCTCACATGATCGGCCACGCCGTTGAGGAGTTATCAATCCAGGATAATACTCTTTTATTCATTGAAAATGTAGGAAACCTGGTCTGCCCGGCAAGTTTTGATTTAGGGGAAACCCATAAAATTGTCCTGTTATCCATAACGGAAGGTGACAATAAACCCTTGAAATACCCTGACATGTTCCGCGGCGCCGATTTGGTATTAATTACCAAAATGGATTTATTACCCTATGTACAATTTGATCTTGATCAATGCGAAGATTACATACGGCGAATCAACCAAAAAGTTCGGATTTTACATCTAGCCTCTACCTCAGACCAAGGCATTCATGATTGGCATCAATGGTTGCATGTTGCTTGTAATCTGAGTGACTTGAATTGTCATCCAAAAAGATTTTAA
- a CDS encoding DNA repair protein, which translates to MVLTLGMRHGFDLDHLATIDAISRTTKDSKMLSRLAGILFSLGHGLVVVFISLLVGSGLLRTVVPSWLDDFGQWVSIFFLLSFGFMTIWMLWSQRLNSSIPLGPKSFILNKITNKVSGSFSIIFIGALFALSFDTITQVTLFSISASVMSGWLLSGLLGVVFMLGMMASDGLNGFLVSALIRHADKSSQIIAYSLGLCIAGFNLLLGAWSLLDKL; encoded by the coding sequence ATGGTATTAACCTTAGGCATGCGACATGGGTTTGATCTGGATCATTTAGCAACAATTGATGCAATCAGTCGTACGACTAAAGATAGTAAAATGCTCTCTCGGCTCGCTGGGATTTTATTTTCGTTAGGCCATGGCTTGGTGGTTGTTTTTATCAGCTTGCTTGTTGGCAGTGGACTTTTGCGAACAGTCGTCCCAAGCTGGTTGGATGATTTTGGGCAATGGGTCTCTATATTTTTCTTGTTGTCCTTTGGATTCATGACGATCTGGATGCTGTGGTCTCAAAGGCTAAATTCTTCGATTCCCCTTGGGCCAAAAAGCTTTATTTTGAACAAAATTACCAACAAAGTATCCGGCTCTTTTTCTATTATTTTCATAGGCGCTCTATTTGCACTTTCTTTTGATACCATCACTCAAGTGACTTTATTTTCAATTTCCGCATCCGTCATGTCGGGATGGTTGTTATCTGGTCTGCTAGGAGTGGTATTCATGTTAGGTATGATGGCATCGGATGGCTTAAATGGTTTTTTGGTTTCTGCTCTCATTCGACATGCCGATAAAAGCTCTCAGATAATTGCATATTCTTTGGGCTTATGCATTGCCGGCTTCAACCTATTGCTAGGGGCTTGGTCTTTGCTAGATAAATTATAA
- the hypF gene encoding carbamoyltransferase HypF codes for MNLKRQQITIQGVVQGVGFRPHVYHTAIHLNLTGWVKNNNHGVIIEIQGSSTDQFLSKLKESLPPLARIDAIQCQKIPLIQNEKHFQIKSSEGESSNTIISPDIGICQDCLKELFDPKSRYYLYPFLNCTQCGPRLTVTRQLPYDRAQTSMDTFSLCSACEKDYSDPINRRYHAQPTACSLCGPQLSTSIKAMAKAIQQGKILAVKGLGGYQLICDAWNKASISTLRARKKRAAKPFAVLVPNLKSAEQIVSISPLGRELLTCQTRPIVLLNKLMDCMPEDLAPGLNQLGIMLPTTPIHYLLFHAIMGFPRGLEWLDKPDSTMLVVTSANVGGNPLLIDDTQAEEALASIADLTISYNRNIVTRVDDSVIKLINHSPAFIRRARGYVPQAIKLPFTIPTTLALGGHLKNTFCITRKDEAFVSQYIGSLSNKDTIEFFHESLEHLQDFLNIKPEQVACDLHPDFYTTQLAETYDCPMINVQHQHAHLASVAAEHHIIHPALGLALDGYGYGTQGASWGGELMLLDNACFERLGSFYPLTMPGGDRVAKEPWRMGASVLHELGLNEEISARFGNMTQAKYLSDLLVSQCSLPATSSCGRYFDAASALLGVTHVSNYEGHAAQLLESLVTEPEVISNGWIIENGHFNLLPTFAELLELDPITGSNRFHGTLVAGLSEWILIWVKNTGLRTVLLSGGCFLNQRLTEGLIQTLSQRGLSVYLPKQLPANDGGISLGQAWVAGVANCGKKR; via the coding sequence ATGAATTTAAAAAGACAACAAATTACAATTCAAGGCGTTGTTCAAGGTGTAGGCTTTCGCCCCCATGTTTACCATACAGCAATCCATTTAAATCTGACTGGCTGGGTAAAAAACAATAATCATGGAGTCATCATAGAAATCCAGGGTTCATCCACCGATCAATTTTTATCAAAGCTCAAAGAATCGTTACCCCCACTAGCGCGCATTGATGCCATACAATGTCAGAAGATCCCTTTAATCCAAAATGAGAAGCATTTTCAAATTAAGTCCAGTGAAGGAGAGAGCAGTAATACGATTATTTCCCCGGATATTGGAATATGTCAGGATTGCCTGAAGGAATTATTTGATCCCAAAAGCCGGTACTATCTCTACCCGTTTTTAAATTGCACTCAATGTGGACCGCGTTTAACGGTCACTCGCCAGCTTCCCTACGACCGCGCTCAAACTTCTATGGATACTTTCTCACTTTGTAGTGCCTGTGAAAAAGATTATAGTGATCCTATCAATCGTCGCTATCATGCCCAGCCTACCGCTTGCAGCTTATGCGGCCCACAACTATCTACCAGCATTAAAGCAATGGCCAAAGCCATCCAACAAGGCAAAATTTTAGCGGTTAAGGGGTTAGGCGGCTATCAGCTAATCTGTGATGCATGGAATAAAGCAAGTATTTCAACGTTACGTGCAAGAAAAAAACGAGCAGCTAAACCCTTTGCCGTTTTAGTGCCTAATTTAAAAAGCGCCGAGCAAATAGTCTCTATCTCTCCGCTGGGACGAGAATTACTAACTTGCCAAACTCGGCCTATCGTTTTGTTAAATAAATTAATGGATTGCATGCCTGAAGATCTTGCTCCAGGTTTAAATCAGCTAGGCATTATGCTGCCAACCACCCCAATTCATTACCTACTGTTTCACGCCATAATGGGTTTTCCTAGGGGATTAGAGTGGTTAGATAAACCGGATTCAACTATGTTGGTCGTCACCAGTGCAAATGTAGGTGGTAATCCGCTTCTAATTGACGATACCCAAGCTGAAGAAGCGTTGGCTTCTATTGCTGATTTAACAATTTCGTATAACCGTAATATTGTCACACGGGTGGATGATTCCGTCATAAAATTAATCAATCATTCACCGGCTTTTATCCGCCGTGCTCGTGGTTATGTTCCACAAGCCATTAAACTGCCTTTTACGATACCAACAACATTGGCCTTAGGCGGGCATCTTAAAAATACATTTTGCATAACCCGGAAGGATGAAGCCTTTGTGTCACAATACATCGGTAGTTTAAGTAACAAGGATACCATCGAGTTTTTTCATGAATCTTTAGAGCATTTACAAGATTTTTTAAACATCAAACCTGAACAAGTGGCATGTGATTTACACCCCGATTTTTATACGACTCAACTGGCTGAAACCTATGACTGTCCAATGATTAATGTGCAACATCAACACGCCCACTTGGCATCAGTCGCCGCTGAGCATCACATCATCCATCCTGCTCTTGGTTTGGCCCTGGATGGATACGGCTATGGAACACAAGGGGCGTCCTGGGGTGGGGAGTTGATGTTATTGGATAATGCCTGCTTTGAAAGGCTGGGGAGTTTTTACCCCCTCACTATGCCAGGAGGCGATCGTGTCGCTAAAGAACCCTGGCGGATGGGCGCATCTGTTTTACATGAGTTGGGTTTAAATGAAGAAATCAGTGCACGTTTTGGCAATATGACTCAAGCGAAGTACTTATCTGATCTACTTGTCAGCCAATGTTCATTGCCAGCAACCAGTAGTTGTGGCCGTTATTTTGATGCAGCCAGCGCGCTGTTGGGGGTCACTCACGTTTCCAATTATGAAGGTCATGCAGCACAATTGCTGGAAAGTTTGGTAACAGAGCCTGAGGTGATATCAAACGGCTGGATCATTGAAAATGGACATTTTAATTTATTGCCAACTTTCGCAGAGCTTTTGGAACTCGATCCGATAACAGGCAGTAATCGTTTCCATGGAACTTTAGTTGCGGGATTAAGTGAATGGATTTTAATATGGGTTAAAAACACCGGTTTGCGTACTGTATTATTAAGCGGCGGCTGCTTTTTAAATCAGAGATTAACGGAGGGTTTAATCCAAACCTTGAGTCAGCGAGGCTTGAGTGTCTATTTGCCAAAACAGCTTCCTGCCAACGATGGGGGAATATCCCTGGGTCAAGCTTGGGTAGCAGGGGTTGCTAATTGTGGGAAGAAACGCTAG
- a CDS encoding bifunctional enoyl-CoA hydratase/phosphate acetyltransferase → MQKDFLENVTFDEMTVGQQASLKKQLTEKDIKLFAAVSGDVNPQHMDPEYAKSDIFHGIVGHGMWSASLISTVLGTILPGPGTIYLEQDIKFKKPVRIDDTITVTVIVHEKKADKSIVILDCKGINQRGETVMEGRATVLAPTQKIRAPKIHLPEVQIHSYDRLESIIQTSQSMKRISTAIVHPVKTKTLEAVNDAFKTGLINPILVGPEKKIKAAAQETNINVSNWKIIDTEHSDAAAAKAAELAEKGQVEAIMKGALSTNELLSAIVSVKTLRTKYRISHAYLMDIPSYHKPLIITDAGVNISPTTSEKADICQNAINLWRTLFGERKKPKVAILAAIELINPKMQATVDAATLCKMADRGQITNGILDGPLAFDNAINKQAAEDKGIQSIVAGDPDILLVPDIESGNMLAKQLTFLGNADAAGIVLGARIPIILTSRADSLRVRLLSCALAVKMADARRKGIIK, encoded by the coding sequence ATGCAAAAGGATTTTTTAGAAAATGTAACATTTGATGAAATGACTGTAGGTCAACAAGCCAGTTTAAAAAAGCAGCTGACGGAAAAAGATATTAAACTGTTTGCGGCGGTCTCAGGCGATGTCAATCCTCAGCACATGGATCCAGAATATGCAAAAAGTGATATTTTTCATGGTATTGTCGGGCATGGCATGTGGTCGGCGTCTCTTATATCCACAGTGCTCGGAACCATTTTACCTGGTCCGGGAACGATTTATCTTGAACAGGACATCAAATTTAAAAAACCAGTACGTATTGATGATACAATCACAGTAACCGTCATCGTACATGAAAAAAAAGCGGACAAGTCAATTGTCATCCTAGATTGTAAAGGTATCAATCAACGTGGAGAAACCGTTATGGAAGGACGGGCTACCGTTCTTGCACCAACCCAAAAAATCCGTGCCCCTAAAATTCATTTACCGGAAGTTCAAATCCATAGCTATGACCGACTTGAGTCAATTATACAAACCTCTCAAAGTATGAAAAGAATCTCTACAGCGATTGTTCACCCAGTAAAAACCAAAACATTAGAGGCGGTAAATGATGCATTCAAGACAGGCTTGATTAATCCTATACTCGTAGGCCCTGAAAAAAAAATTAAAGCAGCAGCACAAGAGACGAACATCAACGTTTCCAATTGGAAAATCATTGATACCGAACATAGCGATGCCGCTGCGGCTAAAGCCGCTGAATTGGCTGAAAAAGGGCAAGTAGAAGCTATAATGAAAGGCGCTCTGTCAACCAATGAGTTATTATCGGCTATTGTTTCAGTGAAAACTTTACGAACAAAATATCGTATCAGCCATGCGTATCTTATGGATATCCCCTCCTATCACAAGCCACTCATTATTACGGATGCCGGTGTCAATATTTCTCCGACCACCTCGGAAAAAGCAGATATTTGCCAAAACGCTATTAATCTCTGGCGTACCCTGTTTGGAGAGCGCAAGAAACCAAAAGTAGCCATATTAGCTGCCATTGAGCTGATTAACCCCAAGATGCAAGCTACCGTTGATGCGGCAACCTTATGCAAGATGGCCGATCGCGGTCAAATCACCAATGGCATATTAGATGGTCCTCTTGCATTTGATAACGCCATTAATAAACAAGCCGCCGAGGATAAAGGCATTCAATCGATTGTTGCAGGCGATCCGGATATTCTCCTGGTTCCAGATATTGAGTCAGGAAATATGTTGGCCAAGCAATTAACATTTCTGGGAAATGCAGATGCAGCCGGCATTGTGCTGGGAGCAAGAATTCCTATCATACTGACAAGTCGAGCTGACTCACTACGTGTACGGTTATTATCCTGTGCTTTGGCAGTAAAAATGGCAGATGCGCGAAGAAAAGGGATAATCAAATGA
- a CDS encoding cation-transporting P-type ATPase, whose translation MLKNCLKKHQGNWQELPVEKVLTWLETDIQGLNQEEVFKRQEAFGPNRIPEKAKESIILRFFRHFNHILIYVLLFAAMITALLNHWIDTVVILAVVVVNACIGFIQEGKAEKALDALRQMLSPTATVIRQEERQTIPAKELVPGDIVLLDQLCLNRFLNLINLSSCTK comes from the coding sequence ATGTTAAAGAATTGCCTTAAAAAACACCAGGGTAACTGGCAAGAACTGCCAGTTGAAAAGGTATTGACCTGGCTTGAAACTGATATTCAAGGGTTAAATCAAGAAGAGGTTTTTAAAAGGCAGGAAGCGTTTGGGCCCAATAGAATACCTGAAAAAGCCAAAGAATCCATCATTTTGCGTTTTTTCCGACATTTTAATCATATCCTGATTTATGTGCTTTTGTTTGCGGCAATGATTACAGCCTTACTGAATCACTGGATAGATACGGTTGTCATACTTGCTGTTGTGGTGGTTAACGCTTGTATCGGATTTATACAGGAGGGCAAAGCAGAAAAGGCGCTTGATGCCTTACGACAGATGTTATCGCCCACGGCTACAGTTATTCGACAGGAAGAGCGACAGACCATCCCTGCCAAAGAACTGGTACCTGGAGATATCGTGCTTCTGGATCAACTATGTCTTAACCGTTTTTTAAATTTAATTAATCTATCATCATGCACAAAATAA